A window of Actinomadura viridis genomic DNA:
GCGCTGCAGGGCAAGCGGGTCGCCGCGCTGATCGCGTGCGAGGAGAGCTACCGGGGCGCGACCCTCGGGGTCGAGGCGCAGTTCCAGGAGCTCACCCGCTACCTGCACCAGGAGCTGGTGGGCGTGGTGGTGGGCATCGGCAACAGCCGGGGCGAGGTCGCCTCCGACCCGTCCCGCCCGCTGGAGCGGGCGGCCGACCTCGGGCGCCGGCTGTTCGAGATCCGGGTCACCGACTACCGGCTGGACACGCCGCGCTCCAACCGCGTGTGGGGTTCCCCCGAGACCGCCGCACCCGCCGACGAGACCTACTGACCGCGTTCCCGGCGTCCCCCGCCCGTCGCGCACTCCGTCCCGCGCACTCCGTCCCACGTGCTCTGCGCATTCCGCGCGGCGCATAGAAAAAACGTTTTGGCAATTCGGAAGTCCGGAAGGTGGCCATGTCCCTATCCGATCTAGACGAGCCGGTGGCGCGTGCCAACGAGCGCGCACTCGACCTGCTCTTCACCTCCGATCCCGTTCTCATCGACGTCCGTCCCGCGGTCGCGGTCCTGCCGGGGATGACCAGGGACACCGTCCTCACCTCGGGACCCCCGCTGCCCTGGCCGGAGTACACCGGCGGCCAGCGCGAGGGGATCATCGGCGGCGTGCTCTACGAGGGGCTGGCCTCCTCGCGCGAGGAGGCGGTGCGGCTGCTCGACCGGGGGGAGGTGCGGGTCGGCGGCTGCCACGACTTCGGCTGCGTCGGCTCCCTCGCCGGCATCACCACGGCGTCGATGCCGGTGCTGGTCGTCGAGGACTCCGCGTCCGGAGGCCGCGGCTTCTGCACGCTCTTCGAGGGCGCCGCGCCCGACCGGCTCAACTACGGCGTCTACAACGCGGGCGTCCAGCGGAACCTGGAGTTCCTGGCCGAGGTCGTCGGCCCGCTGCTGAGCCGGGTCGTCCGGTCGGCCGGGAGCGGGATCCGGCTCCGCCCGATCATGGAACGGGCGCTGCGCCAGGGCGACGAGCTGCACAGCCGGAACGCGGCGGCCTCCGGCCTGTTCCTGCGGGCCGTCCTGCCCGCGCTGCTGGACCTGGACGCGGCCCAGGCCCGCGTCCTGATCTCCTACCTGGGCGCCGACGACTACTTCTTCCTGCGCCCGGCCATGGCCGCCTCGAAGGTGATGGCCGACCGGATGTACGGCGCGGAGGGCTCGACGATCGTCACCGCGATGGCGTTCTCCTGCCGGGAGTTCGGCATCCGGGTCGCCGGGCTCGGCCCGCGCTGGTTCCGCGGCCCGCTGCCGGAGATCGAGACGGCCCGGCTGCTGCCCGGCCGGACCCGCGACGACATCGAGCCGATGGGCGGCGAGAGCCTGATCACCGAGGTGTGCGGGCTCGGCGCGTTCGCCCAGGCGGCGGCGTTCCCGCTGGAGTCCTACCAGGGCGGGCCGGACGCCATGGTGCGGCGCAACCTGGAGATGTACGAGATCACCGCGGGCGAGCATCCGGCCTTCAAGATCCCGTTCCTGGGCTATCGCGGCACCCCGGCCGGGATCGACGTCGCCCGGGTCGCCGCCACCGGCATCACCCCCGCCCTCGACGTCGGCATCGCCGGCCGGGGCGGCGGGCAGATCGGCGCGGGCTCGTTCCGCGCGCCGCTGCGGCCGTTCACCGACGCCTGGGCCGCGTTCCGGAGCCAGGCCGCCACCCCCACCCCCACCTCCTGAAGGAGAACGCATGGACACCGTCCACGACCTCAGCGCGGAACACGCCGAGCTGGCCCGGGACCTGGCCGCCCGGGGCGTGAAGTACGCGATGGCCGGCTGGATCGACGTGCTCGGCCGGCCCAAGTCCAAGGTGGTCCCCATCGGCCACCTGCCCAACCTGCTGGCCGGATCCGAGCGGTACACGCCGCGGGGCATGGGCGGCATCGGGCACATGAACCCGATCGAGGAGGAGGTCGTCGGGATCCCGGACCCGGAGACGCTGCAGGTGCTCCCCTGGGACCGCCGGGTCGTGTGGATGGCCGCCGACATGTCCTTCGGCGGGCGCGAGCCGTACGCGCTGTGTCCCCGCTCGATCCTGCGCCGGCAGGTGGAGGCCGCCGCCGAGATGGGGTACGTGTGCCAGCTCGGCGTCGAGCCGGAGTTCTACGTGTTCCGGCCGGAGTCCCTGGAACGGGGCGCGGGCCGCCTGATCCCCATGGCGCGCAGCGAGGAGATCAAGCCGTCCCCGGCCTACGACGTCGAAGCGTCCCTGGACTCGCTGCCCTTCCTCGACCTGATGTGCTCCTACCTGGAGGAACTCGGCTTCGGCGTGTTCAGCTTCGACGCCGAGGGCGGCGAGGGCCAGTACGAGTTCGACTTCGCGCACGCGCCGGTGCTCCGGTCGGCCGACCGGATCACCCTGTTCCGGCTCGCGGTGCGGCAGGCGGCCAAGGAGTGCGGGCTGGTGGCCACGTTCATGCCCAAGCCCTACGCCGACCTGTGGGGATCGGGCGCCCACTTCAACATGAGCCTGGAGGACCCGTCCGGGCGCAACCTCTTCCGCAGCGAGGACGGCCGCAACGGCTGGTCCAAGGAGACCTACCAGTTCGTGGCGGGTGTCCTCCACCACGCGCCCGCGCTCACCGCGCTGGCGAACCCGACGACCAACTCCTACCGCCGGCTGGTGGAGCGGCTGGCCGACGGCGAGATCTCGTGGGCCCCGACGAAGATCAGCTACGGGTACAACAACCGTTCCTGCATGGTCCGGCTGCCCGCCAACCGCCCGGCGATCGAGAACCGGGCCGTCGACAGCGCCGCCAACACCTACCTCACCGCCGCGTACATGCTGGCCGCCGGGCTGGACGGCATCCGGCGGGGGATGGACCCGGGCGAGGCCAGGGACGACCTGTCCTACCTCGCCGACGTCGACCGGTTGCCGGCGACGCTGCTGGACGCCGTCACCGCGTTCGAGAACGACCCCCTGACCTCCGAGGTCTTCCACGAGCACTTCGTCCGCGACTACGCCGAGATGAAGCGGGGCGAGTGGGAGCGGGCCAACCTGGAGGTCGGCGACGGTGAACGCGCGACCTACCTGCTGAACCTGTGACCACCGTCGGCATCGTGGCCGGCGCCTCGCGCCGGCACCTGCGGCTGCACCGCGCCTACGTCGACGCGGTGATCGCCGCGGGAGGCACCCCGCTGCTGGTCCCGTCCGCCCTGGTCGACCACCGGCTGGCCCAGGCGCTCCGGCCCGCCGCGGCCCTGCTGCTCACCGGCGGCGGGGACATCCAGCCCGAGCGCTACGGCGCGGTCGCCTCCACCACCCTGCTGGAGGTCGACCTGGACCGGGACGAGGCCGAGCTGCGGGCGTTCCACGCCGCCCGCGAGCGGGGCCTGCGCGTGCTGGGCGTCTGCCGCGGCGCGCAGATCATGGCCGTCGCGACGGGCGGCACGCTGGTCCAGGACCTGCCCGCCCGCGGGCTCCCGCCGCACCTGGACGCGAGCGAGGGCGCCGGGTACGCGGCGCTGCGGCACCCGGTCAAGACGGAACCGGGCAGCCTCGCCGACCACCTGCTGGCCGGCATGGACACCGTCAACTCCCACCATCATCAGGCGATCGCCGACCCCGGAGAGCTGCTGCGCCCCACGGCCTGGGCTCCCGACGGCGTCATCGAGGCCGTCGAGGGACCGGACGCGCTGGGCGTCCAGTGGCATCCCGAGCTCGACGTGCGGGCGGACCGGCGGCACCTGCGCGCGTTCCAGTGGCTGGTACATGGAGAAAGGGGTCGAGGCGATGGTTCCTGACCTGGCCGCCGAACCGCCTCGGGCGAAGAGCTTCGAGGACCGGATCGGCCGCATCGAGCGATGCGGCATCGAGCACATCCCCGAGAGCGAGCGCAAATCCGCGCCGCGCAACCTGTTCATGATCCTCTTCGGCGGCAGCCTCACCTTCAGCGTGATCATCATCGGCTGGTTCCCCATCGCCTTCGGGCTCGGGTTCTGGCCGGCGGCGGCGGCCGTGGTGGCGGGATCGGCCGCGGGCGCGGCGATGCTGGCGCCGATGGGTCTGATGGGGCCGCGCACCGGCACCAACAACCCCGTCTCCAGCGGTGCGTTCTTCGGCGTCGCCGGACGGATCGTCGGCTCGCTGCTGGAGGCCACCGCCTCGCTGGCGTTCGCGGCGCTGAGCATCTGGACCGGCGGCGACGCCCTCGCCGGGGCCCTGGCCGCCTTCTTCGACATCGAGGACGCCACGGTGCCGCGGCTGGCCGCCTACGCCGTGCTCAGCGTGATCGTCACGCTGGTCTCGGTGCTGGGCCACGCCAACATGGTCGCCGCGCAGCGCTTCATGATCCCCACGGCGGGGCTGTGCCTGCTGGTCGGCATCTTCGTGTACGCGCCCGGCTTCGACGCCTCCTATCCGGGCACCGGCGAGTACGCCTTCGGCTCCGCGGCGGCGACCTGGGTGGTGTCGGCGCTGCTGTGCGCCTCGACGGTCGCCTCGTACGGCGCGTACGCCGGGGACTGGACCCGGCACATCTCCGGGAGGCTCCACACCGACGGGTCCATCATGCGGGCGCTGCTGCTCGGCGGGCTGTTCGGCATGGGCGGGCCGTTCATGTGGGGGACGTTCACCGCCGCGGCGCTCTTCGGCAGCGGGAAGGGCGGCGCCGACGGGTCGTACGTGCTGGACCTGGTGGAGGCCACGCCGATCTGGTTCGTCCCGGCGCTCATCTACCTCGGCCTGGCGTCGGGGACCGCGCAGGCCGTCATCAACACCTACGGGACCGGCCTGGACACCTCCGCGATCATCCCGAGGCTCAGCCGCGTCCAGGCCACCCTCGTCGCCTGCGGGCTGGCCGCCGTCCTGGTCTACGTCGGCCAGTTCAGCGCGGCCGTCGCCGACACCGTCAGCGTCTTCCTCCAGCTTCTCGCGTGCTTCTCCATCCCGTGGATCGTCATCGTGGCGATCGGCCACCGCCGCCGCCGGGGCTTCTACGACCCCGACGCGCTGCAGGTGTTCAACCGGGGCGAGCGCGGCGGCATCTACTGGTTCCGGCACGGGTTCAACGTGACCGGGATGGCGGTGTGGGGCCTCGCGACGTGCGGCGGGCTGCTGTTCGCGAGCAACGCCTGGTACGTCGGGCCGGGCGCGGCCCTGGCCGGGGACGCCGACCTGGGGTTCCTGGTCGCCGGGTCGGCGGCGGCCGTGCTCTACCCCCTGGCCGTCCGGCTGTTCCCCGAGCCTCCCGAGGTGCTCGGCCCGCCCGGCTGATCACCGGTGCTCCGCCCGTCCCGCAGGTCAAGTACGCTTGAGCCGGCGGTTACGGGGCGGGCATGAGGAGCACGGTGTCACCCACGATTCGTGACGTGGCCGCGGCCGCGGGTGTCTCGATCACCACCGTCTCGCACGTTCTCAGCGGGCAGGGCAGGATCTCCGAGACCACCCGCCGGCGGGTGGCCCAGGCGGCGGCCGATCTCGGCTACCAGGCCAACACCCATGCCCAGCAGCTGGTCACCCGCCGCAGCCGCATCCTGGCGATCCAGATCGCCAACTCCGTCGAGGCGACCGCGGGCGCCGCCCTGGTCCCCAACTCCGACTACTTCCTGGAAGTGCTCAACGGTGCCGCGGAGGCGGCGGCGGAGGGATCGTACGCGCTCCTTCTGACGCCGCCCGACGCCCAGCTCGACGGCCTCAACGCGTTCGCCGTGGACGGCGCCATCCTGGTCGACCCGCGCGGCGACGAGCCGTTCTTCTCGTCGAGCTGGGCCCGCGACCACCCGCTGGTCACCACCGGGCGGCCGATCACCGTCCCCCGGACGGTGCCGGTCGTCGTCGACAACGACCTGGTGGCGGCGGCCGGGCTGATGCTGGACCACCTGGAGGCCGGCGGCTACCGGCGGCCCGCCCTGATCACCACCGACACCTCGCGCTCGTACACCTCGGACCTGGTCGCCGGGTACACCGCGTGGACCGGTGAGCGGGGGCGGGCCGCCCTGGTCGTCGAGCTGGACGAGCCCCCCACCATCGAGGGCTCGGCCCGCGCCCTGGGCCGCCTGCTCGACCGCCCCGACCCGCCGGACGCGATCTTCACGACCTCGGAGAACCTCGCGCTGGGCGTCCTGCACGAGGCGCAGCGCCGCGGCCTGGCCGTCCCGGAGTCCCTGGGCATCTGCAGCGCCGTCGACAGCGGTTCCCTCCAGTTGACCTCCCCCCAGGTCACCGGGATGTTCGTGCACCCCCGGGAGGTGGGCCGCAAGGCGGCGGCGGCGCTGATGGAACTCATCGACGACCCCTCCGCCGCCGCCGGTGGCCGCACGATCGAGATCCCCGTCCGCCTGAACGAACGGGCCTCCACCCGCCGCACGGGGTGAGAGCCGCGCCGGGACCGGCGGCGAGGACGGGACCGGCGGGTCAGGGACCGGCGGGTCAGGGCCGGTCTGAGCGGCCGGGCAGCTTGACGACGGTGACGAAGAAGTCGTCGATCTGCCGGACCACCTGGATGAACTGGTCGAAGTCCACCGGCTTGGTGACGTAGGCGTTGGCGTGCAGGTTGTAGCTGCGCAGGATGTCCTCGTCGGCCTCGGAGGTGGTGAGGACGACGATGGGGATGGTCCGCAGCACGGCGTCGTCCTTGATCTCCTGCAGCACCTCCCGGCCGTCCTTGCGCGGCAGGTTGAGGTCCAGCAGCATCAGGTCGGGCCGGGGCGCGTCGGTGTAGGGCTCCTCGCGGCGCAGGAAGGCCATCGCCTCCTCGCCGTCGTTGACCACGTTGAGGTTGTTGCCGACCTTGTTGTCCTCGAACGCCTCCCGGGTCAGGAGCACGTCGCCGGGGTCGTCCTCGACCAGCAGGACCTCGATCGGGCGGGGCGTCTCAGTCATCGTCGTCTCCTGCGGGGAGCGTCCAGCGGAACGTGGTCCCCGTCGTGGTGGTGGTCTGGGTGGTTCCCCCGGACGGGCCGGTGCCGCCGGAGGGCTCGCCGGGCGTGCCGGGTTCGTGGGACTCGCCGGGCTCATGGGCGGCGCCGGGGGTGGCGGGCTCGCCGGGGCCGGTGCCGTCGAGCCAGATGGTGCCGCCGTGGTGCTCGATGATCTTCTTGCAGAGGGCCAGGCCGATGCCCGTGCCCGAGTAGCTCTCCTGGGGATGGAGGCGCTGGAAGACCAGGAAGATGCGGTCGGCGTACTTCGGGTCGATGCCGATGCCGTTGTCGCTGCAGGAGAACTCCCACATCGGGCCCTTCCGCTCGACCCCGATGTGGACCCGCGGCGGCTCGTCCCCGTGGAACTTGATCGCGTTCCCGACCAGGTTCTGCAGCAGCTGCGTGAGCCTGCTCGCGTCGCCGGGGAGGGCGGGCAGCTCGTCGTGGGTGATCTCCGCGCCGGTGTCCTCGCGCAGCTGGGACAGGCGGTGCAGGGCGCGGTCCAGCACCTCCTCCATGCTGACCGACTCCTCGCGCCGGTCCATCCGCCCGACCCGCGAGAAGTTGAGCAGGTCGTTGATCAGCGCCTGCATCCGCTTGGCGCCGTCCACGGCGAAGTCGATGTACTGCCGGCCGCGGTCGTCGAGCCGGTCGGCGTACCGCCGCTCGATCATCTGGCAGAAGCTGGCCACCTTGCGCAGCGGCTCCTGCAGGTCGTGGCTGGCCACGTAGGCGAACTGCTCCAGCTCGGCGTTCGACCGGCGCAGCTCCTCGGCCTGCAGATCGATCCGGCGCCGGGCCTCGGCGGTGGTGCGCCACTCGTCCATCAGGCGGTGCCGCATCGCGTCCACGATCGAGGCCAGCTCGGCCAGCTCCGCCGGCCCCGGAACGTCCAGTTCACGGGCCAGGTCGCCGTGCGCCACCGCGCGGACCTTGCCGGTCAGGGTGGCCACCGGCTGCAGCACGGTGCGCCGGATGATCAGGACCAGTGCCAGCACGGCCAGGACGACGGCCACGGCCGCGCCGATCAGCGACCAGTAGACCGTCGTGGACCGGCTGCTCAGCCGCTCGGCGTACTCGCCGTGCAGGGTGGTCATGGCGCTCTGGAGCCGGCCGTTGGCCGCGCGCAGCTGCACGAACGCCTGCCGGCCCTGGGTCTCCAGCTCGGCCGACGGCGGTTCCCCGCCGCCGGGCGGCCGGGTGGCCAGCGGCTCGGCGAACGCGCCGCGCCATGCCATGATCGCCGAGTTGAGGGCGTGGATCTCGGCGCGGGCCGGGTCGGCGCGCGGCAGGCCGGCCAGGTGCCGCTCCATCGCCGCCGCGGCCTGTTCCTGCTCGGTCACCGCCTGCCGGTAGCCCTGCAGCTGTGCCCGGTCGCCGGAGAAGGCGTACGCGCGGATCGCCGAGTCCTGGCGGCCGACCGCGGAGAGCAGCTCGATCTGCCGGAGGGCGGCGGGATCGACGCGGTCGAAGAGCACGTCCCGGGCCTGGCCCTGCTGGTAGACCGCCACGCCCACCGGGACGAGCACGGCGGTCAGCATCAGGCCCAGGGCCAGGCCGGCCAGCCCGAGCCACTGCCCGAGCCGCATGCGCGCGAAGCGGCCGTGCTCCGCGCCCGCCGGGTCCGGGTCGCGCGGGGTCAGCAGGGGAGGGCCGTACACCTCCCCGGCCTGCTCCCCGGAATCCGCCGGGGCGGTCTCCCGGGCGGTGCCGCGGGTGTCGGTGCCGTCTTCGGGGCGGTGGTCAGTCGTCATCGGCCTTCATCGGGCTCCGTAGGGGCTCGGTGGCACGTCACGAGGTGCCGTCCGCGCCGTCGTAGGTGAGCATGAGGATCGCCAGGTCGTCGTTCAGGACGCCGCCGTTGAGGTCCTCGACCTCCTGCACCAGCCGGTCGATCATCCGGGTTCCGGCGGCGCCGTCGGCGTGGGCCGCGCGGGCCAGCCGCTCCAGGCCCTCGGTGTCCAGCCGTTCGCCGCCCTCGCCGGCGAGGCCCTCGATCACCCCGTCGGTGTAGAGCATGAGGCTCCAGTCGGTGCCCAGCTCGATCATCTTCATCGGCCAGTCGTCGAACTCGAACAGCCCCAGCGCGGGGCCGCACGGATCGTCCGGCAGTGCCGCCACCTCGTTCCCCTGGATGACCAGCGGACGGGGGTGGCCCGCCCGGTACATGCGGGCGCGCCGCCGTGACGGCTCGATGGTGACCATGCACAGTGTGGTGAAGATCTCCTCCGACCAGCGCTCCACCACCAGCACGGTGTCCAGCGTGGAGAGCAGGGCCGGCCCTTCCAGCCCGGCCAGGACGAGGGTGCGCCAGGCCATCCGCAGCCGCACGCCCAGGGACGCCTCGTCGGCGCCGTGGCCGCTGACGTCGCCGATGACCATGTGCACCGAGCCGTCCTCGGTCTGGACGGTGTCGTAGAAGTCGCCGCCGAGCAGCGCCCGCTCGCGGCCGGGCTGGTAGCGGGTGTGGTGGCGCAGCGTCCCGTCGCGCAGCAGCGGGACCGGCAGGAGGCCGCGCTCCAGCCGGGCGTTCTCCCGGCGTACCGCGCGGGCCTCGACCAGTTCGCGCTCGCTCTCGTCGGCCCGCTTGCGTTCGAGGGCGTAGCGGATCGCGCGGGCCAGCAGCGGGCCGTCCACCTCCTGCTTGACCAGGTAGTCCTGGGCGCCCGCGGCGACCGCCGCCACCCCCACGTGGGCGTCGTTCAGCCCGGTCAGCACCAGCACCGCCGCGTGCGGCGCCAGGGTGAGCACGTTGTTCAGCAGTTCGAGGCCCTGCGCGTCCGGCAGCGCCAGGTCGGCCAGGACGCACTGGGTGCGCCGCCGGGGCATCGTCAGCAGGCGCTGCGCCTCGGCGAGCGTGGTGGCCACGACGACCTCGACGAGCATGCCGCTCTCGTCGAGCAGTTCCTGGACCAGGAAGGCGTCACCGGGGTCGTCCTCGATCAGGAGCAGGCCGACCGTCTCGCTTTCGCCTGGGATGGAGGGCGGCGACAGCCGCCTGACGGTGCTCACGGGGGTTCGAGCCTTTCATCGGCGGGTGCTCCGCTCGGGATTCGGATCGGGCCGCCGGGTGGAGGCGGTACAGGGGCGGCCTGGACGAAGGGGACGAGGGGAGCCGTGAGGCGGGCGCTCCGGAGGGCGGACCGGTGTTTCCGGAGCCGGCGCGCGGCGGCCGTCCCGGCGTTTCGCGCGTCGTCGTCCCGCCAGCGATCAAAAGCATTGCCGGGCACGATAACGACGGTACTTGCTGTAGAGCAAATGTATGTCCCCGTGCCCTGCCCTGATGACAGAGGGTACGTGAACGGGGAGGCCGGGCGGGCCCCGACAGGCGGCGGGGCTCACCTGCCGGTGGTTCCCGTCCCGTTGTTCTTCCAGTCCAGGCAGACCACCACGGCGTCGTCGGTGAGGTCCTGGTCGTGCCGGTGGTCCAGCAGGGCGCCGATGATCGAGAGTGGGACCTCCGGCGTCGGCAGCAGCCGGGCGCGGCGGATCGCCTTCTCCACCTGGAACGGCCCCCCGTCGGAGTCCTGGCCCTCGGACGGCGTGGAGAGGCCGGCGCTGATGATGACCAGCCGGTCGCCGGGCTCCAGGTGGAAGTGCTGGGGCCGGTACTCGGTGTCGGCGAACATGCCGGGCGGCATCTGGTGCTCCAGCTCGATCGGGGTCACCTGGGACCCGCGGATCCGCAGGATCCGCGGCGATCCGGCGTCGATCACCGAGACCAGGCCGGTGCCCAGTTCGACCCGCATCACCAGCGCCTCGGTGAACTCCTTGCCGCCGTAGCGGCCGTAGACGGTGTCGCCGGCCAGGCTGACCTGCTCGGCCAGGTCGGCGCCCGAACGGCGGGCGTTGCGCAGTGCCCCGATGGTGAGGGAGGTGAGCAGCGCGGCCCGGATGCCGGTGCCCGAGCCGTTGATGACGCTGAGCGTGAGGTGGTCGCGCTCGGTCGTCCAGTCGAAGCCGTCCCCGCCGATCGAGTACGCCGGCTCCAGATGCCCGGCCAGGCTGAACTCGGGGCCGGCGCAGCCCTGGCCGGGCAGCAGCTGCCACTGCAGCTCGGCGGCCAGGGACATCCGCCGCCGGCGGCGGATCCGCTCGTAGCGGTCGGTGAGGTTCCACGCGAGCTTCAGCGCCTCGCCGGTGATCTCCCCGATCTCGGCGAGATCGGCCTGGTCGGCCTCGCGGCCGCCCCCGGAGAGGAGCCCCGACACGGGCCCGGAGGCGGACCCGGAGGGGGAGGCGGACCCGGTGAGCTCGACCGACAGCACGCCCAGGCGCTCGCCCCGCGCCGTGACCGGGACGTACAGCACCTGCCGCGGCTCGCCGCCGCCGGCCGCCGCGCGGGCGGGGGCCAGCACCGAGCCCAGCGAGGCGAACGCCCGTCCCGCGGCGGTGCCGTGCACCTTCACCGCCTCCGGCTCCCGGTCACCGTCCAGCGGATCGAGGTCGGCCGGGAACAGGACGCGCAGGTGGTAGTCGGCCAGCAGGAGGCGCGCCCGGCCGGCCGCGGGGAACAGGTCGCGGATCCGCGCGGCGAGGACCTCCGGCAGCGCGTGGGAGGGCGCCGCGCGCAGCGCGCGCTCCACCAGCTCCGGACGGCCGGGCGAGATCATCGCCGGTTCCCTCTTCCTTGCACTATCTTCCAGCATTCCGTCTGTCCAACGAGATCGAGCGGGGAGTGGGGGCCGGAGGCCGGCCGCACCACTGATCGACATGTCGGCAGGTGAGCGGACCCGCGGGTCCGGGCTCGTTGCCGGGGAGACCCCGCTGCCTCGCGGTCCCCGTGTCCGGGCCGGCGGGCCGGGAAAGCGGCCCTGGAGGCCGGGGAGGCCGCGATGCGCGGCGCGGCCGGCGACCGCCCGGACGAGGATCGCGCCTGGTGACACCAGGTCTCTCAGGTACTAACGGTGCGCGGGCCGCGGTTTCATCCAAGGGCCGGTGCAGGAGGCCCACAGTGGTGTTCGCCTATCCGACCCCGCACCTCCCTCTGGCCTGCGGCCGAAGCCGTGCCGTGACCGGGGCACCGGCCACGAGTTCAGGGGGAAGCGTGCCAAAGAACTTGTCGTATGGCAAATACTTGACCGTCAGGCCATCCAGCGCCGTTGTTCGGACGGCGCGGCGATCTCCCCGCGCTCCAGCGCGCGGCCGAACTCGATCAGGCCGTCCAGCAGGCGCGCCCGCGAGCCGGGGGACATCTGGGCCAGCGCCCGCGCCACCACCGTGCGGCGGCGCAGGGTGAGCATGGCGAACAGCTCCTCGCCGCGGGAGCTCAGCCGCAGCACGATCTCGCGGCGGTCGGACCGGGCGTTCTCGCGGACCAGCAGCCCGGCCGCCTCCAGCCGGTCGCAGAGCCGGCTGGCCGAGGACGGGATCACGTCCAGGTCGGCCGCCAGGCCGCGCAGATTGACCTCGCCGTGCCGGGCGAGCGCCTCCACCGCGCGCAGCTGGATCGGGGAGACGTGCTCCTCCAGCCCCTGGTCGGCGCGATTCCACGCCGTCGCCGCGGTGGAGAGCGCACGCTCCACCGCCTCGCTCACATCGGCCGGCGCCTTGGCCC
This region includes:
- a CDS encoding PP2C family protein-serine/threonine phosphatase — translated: MISPGRPELVERALRAAPSHALPEVLAARIRDLFPAAGRARLLLADYHLRVLFPADLDPLDGDREPEAVKVHGTAAGRAFASLGSVLAPARAAAGGGEPRQVLYVPVTARGERLGVLSVELTGSASPSGSASGPVSGLLSGGGREADQADLAEIGEITGEALKLAWNLTDRYERIRRRRRMSLAAELQWQLLPGQGCAGPEFSLAGHLEPAYSIGGDGFDWTTERDHLTLSVINGSGTGIRAALLTSLTIGALRNARRSGADLAEQVSLAGDTVYGRYGGKEFTEALVMRVELGTGLVSVIDAGSPRILRIRGSQVTPIELEHQMPPGMFADTEYRPQHFHLEPGDRLVIISAGLSTPSEGQDSDGGPFQVEKAIRRARLLPTPEVPLSIIGALLDHRHDQDLTDDAVVVCLDWKNNGTGTTGR
- a CDS encoding MarR family winged helix-turn-helix transcriptional regulator, with product MTGRQAQDPEGDGAKAPADVSEAVERALSTAATAWNRADQGLEEHVSPIQLRAVEALARHGEVNLRGLAADLDVIPSSASRLCDRLEAAGLLVRENARSDRREIVLRLSSRGEELFAMLTLRRRTVVARALAQMSPGSRARLLDGLIEFGRALERGEIAAPSEQRRWMA